ttattaataataagaaCAAGGAAACCTGCCTGTTAGCTCAGAGTGCAGAATCAGCTGTTAGCTCCAGTGATCAGCTCAGAGCTCTGGAGTTTAAAAAGGAGGTGGATAGTTTTAACACAGAAACTGGTGATAAAGAAACACTCGTtttacagtcagacagtcacaatgttactgtgtgtttatggctgTTGAATGAAGAgtgtgctaatgctaatgttgccatTTTTTATGGTATGGTAACTGGTACGTTACTTTTAACTTCTGCTGCCTGATGATGTTTTAGGACACTGACAGTTCATTCCTCACCACCTGTAGAGCTAACTGTGTGTAGTCGGTGTTAGCATTATCACTGCTACTAGCTACTGTTTCTCACTGGAATCACATTTGTCATGTTAGCTTGACAGAGCCAACAGGCTAAGACAGGTGTGTGGCAGGTTTTAAAAATGTAGGTTCAGTGAATGTTCAGGAGGATTTTAACAGGATTCTTCTGATGGATCTGTAGGAAACTgagatgaaaatgtaaatagacataaaaaaaattcTCAAAAGTTTCTTTAATCcagtttttgtttcctgtgatCATCCTCATTAAAGATTCGATTTTTACAGTTATGATTACATTTCCagtttaagaaaaacacaaattaatacAGAAGAAGTTGACAAaacaactcaaggtccacttacctgcttgttctggagctttcaagcATATCATGGAAACTTTTCAtcaacaataaaatgtcagattatatttttaaacttttgttttcagaataaGAGCCCTGTAATGCTACAGCTGCAATAACAGTTGAGGTCAAATATGATTCATATCTGCAGGAATATTACATAAGAAAATTAGTCAAAATAACCATTTATCTGTACAGAACGGCACTTCCTGcaggattttcaaaataagacaaacacagaacCATCAATCACTCCAGTAACAGAGAAAACTGCATTCTACTTCTATTCTTTCACTGAGTCAGATTTCTCATTTTGCCCCACAAGGAGGAAGCTTTCGCTGCGTGGACTTATTAACGTAAAACTCATGAGACAACATGACTCACAAATAAGATCACACTATAGATTTTAAAGACCTATAAGCAGCACCCgacttttattttgagttgGACAACTTCCacaataaagtttcatttatGTTAGTTGACATCtgattttgtattattttgattaaCCAGGAAGTGCaggacaggaagttaaaagGAGCTCTGAAGACAGATCCTGTTTACATCTGAAGTCTGAGTTTAAACTGATTTAATCCAGACTTCATCCAAACCAGGACTTTGTGTCAAAAACGTAGATTTTAGCTGCCAGGTTTAAACAACCAAAGTGTCTTCAGTaaatttaaaacattacatGAGACCATGTGTCAGTGAAGATCTCCAGTCATTCAGATCAGAGAAGACATGAAGAAATGCTGAGTCAAGGTcctgatgaaaaataaagtcatCCCAACATGCTGGTTTCAGTCTCATCAGGACTAAATAAAATCTTGTAGATTGGATAGAAATGTGAAAGGAGTCtggtgtttcttctctctgctggttCGACTTCACTCATTAAGGCTTGTCGCTGGTTAAACTGAAGCAGTCTGTGTTGATGCTGATCGTCTCCCAGAGAAACTCAACCTGAGTGAAAGAAGTCGGCCCTCCAGTAGACTGAACGACCTCCAGGAAACTCTCCAAGTCCTCCTGGGTGGTGAATAAAAAGAAAGGTTTCCTGCAGATGAACTCCGTTGGTGTTTGATCATCCTCTTGTTTCAACACCTGCAAGAGAAAATTATATTTAGTGATGAGACTAAATGAGTTTCCATCTGAAATCAAACAGGACAGTTCTGGAACCAGCAGACTCTTtcctgtcagagcagcagcttcGGACCATCCCCAGGCTTTTAATGTGACGGGACAACTTCCCATGAAGGTTCCCGGGACCAGAGGTTGAGACACGTGGATGAATAAAGtggacagaggagggagaattataacaaaacaaaattaaccCAAAGAAATGTGTCTTCTTAACTTTACTTTCCAAAATGCTACATTTCCTCGTCCTCAAAAAATGGACAAGCTTTCAGAGTTatcaacaggaagtcagccggCACAGACACAGGAAGACTCTACTGAGCATGCTCCATGGGCCCAAAAACATTACACGAACAGGAGGCTTTTTCTCTCCTAGTGAGCAACTTTCACTGGAATGAATGGGCGGCCATCTTTGAAGGCAGTATCCAGCTCTCAGACActgcagggggcgctgtggACTAAactacagcagcacagaggaagaccactgaagaagaaaacatgaagctcttttgtttgactgtttgtcGTCATTGATTTTGCTCTTCTGGTCGATACATTAGTTATCTGATTATGAGTTTCTTAATGACAGGGCAGAAAAGGAAGTGATGGGCAGACAAACGAGCCAATCATCAACAAGAAGTTACATGCACTCAGCTGTGTTTGGAGGTCAGCGTGAGAAGCAGgcgacagacagacggacaaaagtgagagaagaagaggagacgcctgaaacacaacaaggaaaatcattttatttttaatgacgTATTTTGTGGCGTGATTTGGACGACCTGTTGGACTCTTCACACCTGTGTCAGAGGACAACATTattgtgtatgtgctgtgttCCTACCACAGACTGTGTAACAGAAGTGGACGTGGCCACCGTGACATCCCccgttggtttgtggactaccgttctgaagccttgagtttggcattgtggccgtcgccatcttgaagtgaccatatttggaggagagggtggagctggggatctgagagcCCGAGGACACTCTGCAGGCCTACCTACACCTGCGACCTGGCTGCACCTGGTTCCTGGCTGCGCCGTgagaagtagctgctaacagtTAGCTTGTGAATGTACTTACAGCAAAACCTGAACAGCCGACTCCtcgagtgtcttttagtacaaccgaacgcctctatcctgattgacaggtcgccgtggTAGCCAATCACAAGGcagccccgccctaaagcagaCCCTGTTTTATCGTCTCTTtcactctaaatgggaccataatttacttaatgaacatcatgctgtgttgaagaagacttgaaactagagACTGAGACCAagaactcatcaggaaaatgttcactgaggtcataaatcaagtgagcagtcgggtcattttctcatagacttctatacaatcgcccctgctggccattagaaagaatgcaggctCACAGAGGTTGGTGCGATGACTCTGCTCTGACCTTTGTGGGCTCAGCCAATCACTGTTGACCACTGCCTGAATttaaagatggaggagaaactgtgtgtgtgtgtgtgtgtgtgtgtgtgtgtgtgtgtgtgtgcgcgcgctcaCCACATCCGTGCAGCAGAGTCCGGCTCTCCCCGACCTCAGACTCTGTTTTGGGGAACTCGCTggactgcagagacacaaagaagagcagtaaggtcaaaggtcagatcCTCCTGTGAGGATGCAGTTTTATAAGTAATCAATATTTCCACCAGTACATTTGGTTCTGACTGACTGAGTCTAGACCTGGTCTGGTGTGGTCTTGATGGAGAAAATCACCCCTTTTTCTGCTTTCACATGCGAACAGATTTATCTTTGATGACTGAGCACTGAAAGGGCAAGACAGGAAACCTCGATGATCCGTCTCTCGGAACAGCAGAGTCCAGttcttctctgcagcagcagctcatagTGGACTTTAAAGGGTTAAtaacaaaacaagagaacaagGCTGGCAGACGATCCCCtggaaatataataatttaatgtttattaatgtctACAGATGATCTGCACTGTGCtgaataataatcaataatcattttgtttctggtCAGTGGAAATAAAATACAGGCTGCAGGAGATGCAGCATGGAGCCTAAAGctgaagggttagggttttcTCCAGTCCACATTCTCAGTCCTGCCCCTGCTGTCACTGGGAGCTGGTTCAAGGTCTCCTGCAggtctctctcctctgacatCGATGAGTAAATCTCTTCAGCGACTGCTTGAAATGAGTTCCTGTGTTGAGGATCTGGTTTTTAAAAGGCACGGGACGATCCAGCTCACTGGCAGTAAACTGCACTTCTGCAGGCTTGGCCTTCAGGAACTgaatatttagaaaataaatgctGGACATGAACAGACGTCAGCTGATCAACACTGATCAATGACCGGTTCATCATCTCCACCCTGTCTCCTACCTGGCAGGTGTGGGTGTTGGCACCGGAGCTCTGGCCGCTCTGCGGCCGCTGTTGGCGCTGCTGTGGCCGGTCACGGTGGAGAGGTTCTCCCCGCTGCGGCTCTCCTCGGTCACCGGCTGGGCAGGGGGCGTCCAGCTCGGTCTGCAGGTCCAGGATGTAGTCGATGACATGCTGCAGGATCTCTACCCTGCTGGCGGCCCGTCCGGGTGGCAGACCGGGCACCAGCTGCCGCAGCAGCCGGTAACACAGGTTCATGTCCTGCAGCAGGAGCTCCGGGACTTGCGGGTCGTCCTCCGCCGCCGCCGTCGGGCTCTTGTTCCGGGAGAAGCCCCGCAGAGGGCAGCGGAGGCTCCGGAGGCTCGGACACAGAGTgccgctgctcctcctcctcctgcccgcAGACAGCACCGGGCTCCCGGCTCTCATATCTCCTGTTGGACGGTGAGCCGGAGCTTCACATGAGAAAAACCTCCAAACCTACGACTACGGAACAGCTTCTGGGACCCCGGGACAGAAGCAGAGGGACCACCGGAGGAGAGTATCATCAGCAGACCACTGGACTCACAGAGACGGTCCGAGCTGACTGAAAGTGAGACACACTGAGCTTCTTATGGAGCCGCTGCAGTCTGAGCTGGACGCTCATTGGCTCTCACCGGAGTCAGTCATCTTCTCAAGCCAGCTGATTGGTTCCTGTCACCTGTACGTTCTCTAACAGTTTACATGATGAATCTGGAAACAATATTAAACACCAGATCATGAAATATAGATAGTGTGTACCTGAAGGTGTGaggggtggacacaataacatgaacaccTACAATCACGACACATATGTCTCTCATCATTATGGGTGTAATTAAGtcttattattaataataataataataactcatTATTATAAATCTATTCTTGCATTCAGTgaactcagatcttttacttcatGAAACAGCAACATCATCGTTTAGCAGTTGGTCATATTTTGTATCATTCAGAGAAATGTAGTTcagtaaaaagaacaatatttgcatCTGAGATTTAGTGCAggagaagtataaagtagcagaaaatggacaTAGTCAGGAACAgcagctttcaatcatatcacatgatcttcatcaacAGATGGAGTTTAGTTGTCATGTGAATTCTTTCTGAGCCTTTTAAGGgcgattgaaagctccagaacatcTAGTACATGGACCTCGTCCTTCCTCTGAGTCTCTCTAGACCACGTCAGAGATAAACAAGTGCAAAACTTCACAACGCAATGAAGCGGAGAGACAGCGTCTGCGTCAGACTCATTGTGTGAATCAGCCAGAAAAATCACTTCAGGGGTTACAATctacttttaaatgtaaaaacactcagGTCGTCGTGTCCCTGTGGCTGAATGATGATGGTGGGATAACACCAGGTAATATGAGCTGTCATGTTACCTACCTCTGAAAATGACGACTATATTTACTCAAATCCAAACAACCtattttcatttaacaacaactaacataaataacaatattctacatatttcagaaacacatacatacGTATTAAATATTATCCTGATCTCATgtgatgacaaaatgtgtcaaatacaGATGATGACCAACTTTTATCAAAAGCTAGTTAGCATCCAAGGCTAACTGTCTCtagcagctgcttcacagtaaatgCATCATGCCTTGTTTTCTtgaagaggacctattatgcttttccttattttctgtcatatatataatgtcacaACGTTGGAAAGCTACTCTGGcagaatcacaaaatgaaaatatagagctaaaatgagaataataggtcccctttaagatTCCCGACAACTGAagggcttttactgtgaagcagctggaggagttACATTTAGCCTTACATGCTCACTTGTCGTCTGGATTAACATCATAAAGTTTAGATTTAAATTCAAGAGTCATGATATAACCTCCTGTTTTCATGACAGGAGGGATAATTCATGTATTTTgtctcacatttgtttttccatcagtgtttgtttaaactCTTCATCACCCAgcggaggtcagaggtcatcctcctcctgctgtcagcATCACTTGTTCTCGATGTAAATCAGCTCGTCTCAAGAACTGAATTTAATTGCTGATTTTCATATGAAAGACAAGTAGAAGATCAGACCTCCTGACCCTGGATCTGTTGAAACAACGACAGCACTGACCAGGAGGCCACTAACAGCTGGACTCTGATCATTCACAACAGATACTCCACGAGTGTGTGTTTCACGTCCTTTTGAAGAGCCCTCAAGCTGTAATGAATCAACCTCTCACCGTCCAATCAGACGCCACTCTGACAGTCACCTCAACGGCTCTGATGTGCCGCTCCGTCCGGTttgaaactaaaatgaaaataataaacttaataaaGTAACATGGTGCTTCATGTGAGCAAATCAAGATTCCAAATAACAATGAGACAGTTAAAATCAGACCGGTACCATACACTGCAGGCTGCCACGATGTAATATGACCTAATTAATACAGTGACTTTAGTGCCGATAATTAATCATTAAACttggctgttgctgctgtaaGAACGTTTTAATTCAGGGAAGTAAAATCATCCTGCATCGTGTTTCCTCTGTGAGGTctctgtggttgccatggctGCACGGTGGGTTAGATAACCTTCATCACCTTCTTCAACCTCCAAACTAAACTCTCAGCTGGAGTATGAACAGTAAACTGTCCTGTTCAGACCAGACCAACCAAATCCTGAACCCTGTTTTAAACAGGGTCTCTTTCATTTAGGGCCTGTTGTTTTCAGAGGGAAGCTGGTCTCCTCCCAGCCAGTCCACATCCTGTCTGCTGAGTTTGGATGTCCTCGTCTTATCACTCTGATAACAGAACTGTCTCCACTCACAGCTACATGGGCGACCCACAGACATTTGAGGGGGTTTCTAACATCAGTATCACTCTGAACCAGTTCTTTATTCTAATACTTAAACGTGAAAAGCTACAGGTGGACCTTTATTAACGGGGGACAATGCTACGCTAACATTAGTGCAGCCACGTCGCTAATTTAACTTTAGCAGGGCTAATATACCAACAATAAGATTACAGGGCACTAAGCCGATAGCACTATATAttagcagttagcagctaaCATAAAAGTAATAAGCTAAGAAGCTAAGATAACAGGGATGAAACTAAGCTACATCAGTCTAACATTaacttccattcatttcataaAGAAGGAGGTTTGAAACAGAAACCACTTtaataaagtgaataaatgagaAAACTGATTAACTTGTAGGGATGCAGTTACAGTTGACTTTAGCATCAGTAGTTTTGACTGAGCTAACGGTAGCTAACAGCTaatgtctctgctgcttctgttttctgtaaagcacacagacaggcagacagacagagagacagacagacagacagatagaaacTGGACAGAGACACCAGAGATGAAGACAGGGCTAAATATTGACGGGAAGACCTTCGTCCTGGCCGAGGTGAAGGAGCAGGTGCATCACTGAATGCAGAGTGAGGCTGATGGTTTCAGGCCCGGAAGAGTTCCTGTGCTGGTTCTCCTCATACTCAGACTCTGTCTGGGTGTCAGCAGCTACAGGAGGAGGATTTCCCTCTGGTGTCTGGGTCTGAGGAGTCTCTCAAAGGGAACCATCTTTAAACAAGTTCTGGCTGTTTACCAACAGTTTACCAACCTATCAGGAACAGGTTTTGAGCTTTAGAGTGTGTGAAGTTCATCTACTGAAGAAGACCATGTGATGTGGTCAAAAGATAGCAAATTAACTTTgagttgttattattttgtcaaatttaaagtaattttaaatgttgtacCTTTCATATTCATCTATTGTTACTTATTGATCAGGTTTTTGTACTTGATGTTTCACTTCTGAGAATCTGATATTTGAGgagaaactgaaatgaatccttttcagttttgcaggtaaATGCTGACATCATATGTGCTGATCTAATAAAAGTGTttaggtttttcttttcttgctcaGTGCGTTGGGTTTCAGCTCGTTCTGCAGAAAGCTGCTggttttctgcagcagcttcagtctctTCATGTGGAGTCTGGAGGTCTCAGAGGGACCTGAACCCTGAACCCCGGCGGTGGTGGTGCCTTCAGCAGCCGGCTGAGCGAGTTTCTCTGCTAGAAGAAGCTTCGATAGAAACCCAGAccagtttgtctgttttcttcatgtGTGGGGTTTCGAGCCCCCATGTCACGACAACAACAagtgacaaaacaacaacttcatgagacactgtgtgtttatgatcATGTATATTTTTGGTGTGGTCTAATGAAAGTGGTCGAAGCTTCTGTATctgattaataaatgaaaatgaatgatgcGTTGACAAAACAAACCCACATCAAGGtctatttagtagctgttctggagctgtCAGTCTTTTCACATGGTCCTCATCGGCAGAGTCAGTTTGTGGTGGAAATCTAAGCAGCTCGAGGACGTTTCATCCATTTCACTTCAAAGTTGAGCTtcttggaaatgaaatgaaataacagaTACAGAACAGAACggttttttctttgatttcctGCCGTACAGAGCAGTATCTTCCATCTACTCTTCATTACATGTTTCAGCCTCAGACCTTAAAGCTGGTTCTTCTTCAGCTCGACTCGACAATACTCGAGTCAAATACTAGTTGGATATATCGCAGTAAATATCACAGTAGTGATGATGACTATAATGATGTTATTTAGGCCTCAAAAATCTCTTTCATTACAAACACAACCAAAAGCAGAGCACAcgttaataataatatatttgaataaaataaaaatgtgtctggaAATGATCTCCTTCCTTTCAGTTTAGTCAGTGAAGGTTTATGTCAAAGTCAGATTACAGTCGTGTGGTTGTGCAGTTTATGTGCTCAGacagaaagtcacacagctgcagtTAAATCAGTAATAAGCAGGTGAACTGAGCGAGTGTCTAGACACGTTAATGTGGTACCTTCAGGTTTGACTGTGAAATTAcagctttgtctgtttttatctgaGCTATTCAAGTCATCTCTGTAACAGCAAAAGATGAGAGTTTagagcctagcttagcacaaacactggaaacagggggaaactgctatcttgtatcttgtttgtttaatctgttcaaaaacagaaatgtaaagaaagtTTATGATTTTGCGGGGAGTCACATGCTCAAACAACTTCtcttttatgctaagctaggctaaccacgtcctgacttGGTCCATAGCCAGTATTTTAGAGAAATGGAGGTCACGAGTCCTCCTAAAAATACCAGAATCCACcttaaaaatgtgcattttgaacTGATTTAACCCCCCTTGCCAAACCCCCAaatttcttgaaaaaaaaaacagcttcctgcttAACACACAGGAAATAGGTTGATCCATctgaacacagaaaataaaagtatttgaaACACAAAGATGAACCCTGACGTGAGTCCATGTTTGTCAGTTACAGATAATCAGAGGACAGCCGCTGTGTACGAGACATAATTGACATTAATTAAGAGAcgaggatggagggaaaaagCTTAAACTGCTGATGGAGAATGAAGGACAAACGAATAATGAACTGAGACAAATGAAATTCTCGGCACACTGATGATAATACAAATGTTAAATCTGTTTGGGCTCCTTGTTTCATCTTAGATGGTCTAACAGGTctcagtgtgtatatatatatgtatatatatatatatatatacatatatatatacatatatgtgctCTGGTCGGATGGTCGTTCATTGGAGGGTCTCCCCAACGAAAAGTGAGTGTCATGCTGATTTTAACAACCTGGCAGCCCAAAAGTTGTAATTTGTGTATTTGAAGTGCACAAAATGAACACAGTCACATTGAATGAACCTGCAGTCAGCCTGTGCGCAGTTAGAGCAGCAGGAACTCACAGTCTGAACATTTGtcagacaaacaacagaagCCTGTTGTGCTGCAGGACGCAGACAGTGTCCTCTGTTaagaaaatgtctgtgtgaGCGCTAACAGTAAAACCCCTCTGTGGCTTCATGTATTTGAATATGTTCGCCAGCGGCGGCTGCAGGCCGTGTTTTGCATGTTCCAGCTGCGTGTTGGCGGATCAGAGCGACGCCGCGCCCCGCCGAGCTGCAGGCTGACGCTGATCACTCACAGCGATAAGATGCAAAGTCGAGGGCGGATCATCCCGGTTTTTATACAGATGAACAAATGTCACAGCTGCTTCCCCTCCGGACACACAGCAGATTAAAACCACAGTCAAATCAGATCCATTCTTCACAGCGTTCAACAAACTGCAAAGTCATCATATTCACCTGTTCAACAGTAAAAAACAGGAAGATATTATGACCCCATCAGAGGCACCTGTCCAACACCTGTCCTGACATCTCCTCAGCGTTAGAGTTCAGGACCCCACGGTGGGATCGGGCTCGGGTTggattgttttcaaatgtaaagtaataaaatattgtCGGTGTGTGTCATGTGATCCAAAATAGTTAAAAACAGCCTTCAGTTTCAGGAGTTAGTCAGTGTCACAAGTTACAGGAATAAATCTTCATATCTATAAGAGCTTTGACTGGACTGAAGCTCTGGTAGAGTAACTGGATCACCTCCCATTGACAGAAGAGAGTCAGCAgctctttattttctatttctattccTGCTTTCCTGCAGAGCATCATTAACAACTATCCATCAAAACCAGAACCAACTCAGGAGGGTTAGCTGTGATATTACGCTGTGCAGAGGTCTTGTTTGTACCATTTGGCTGTTTTAACTCTGGCCTGACACATCTGGACAGACACGAGACTTCCCCCGGTGCTGCCGGTGGACAGTCCAGGCCTGGTTACTGATGCCTTTACGAAGTGGACACCGACCTTGAACTGGCTCTTTATTGTcctgttgtgtatgtgtgttaaccTGCTGTTGGTGTGTGGCTGCTCATCAAATAgtcctgaggaggaggagtgtgtatgctgtgtgatgtgttcaggGGCAGCTGGTGCAGCTGTACGGCTGCGGTGCTGCAGGGGCCCTCAGGGGCCTTCGGGGGGCCCGGGGGCATCGCTCTGCCTCAGCTGGTGGAGCAGCGGCAGGACCGGCCTCTAGAGTCGGTTGGCTGGTTAGCAGCaagaggggaggacagagggtGAGGTCGGGGGATGAaaggcagcccccccccccccacgccccCACCCCACTGGGCTTCACCAGCCAGGAAATGTCATGTTCAGCATCTGGTGTGGAGCTGCAGAGCCAGCAGCcccctcttcatcatcttcatcaccttcatcctcctcaCACAGCAGCATTGAAAACACAGGTAACGCTTCACTTTAACCCCCCAATTATAGTCAGTACATAAACAGGTAATAAAtagtttataacacactataatgtagttataatcacattttaagtgtttattaatgttcagtatttgtcagttattatttattactacAGCGGTTTCACTTTATCATTATCTTAACACTTCTGGAtgtccacaggaggagttattaACagttattacatgtttataaaCTGAATATACATGTTAATAGTATACACTCtgatactgtatactgtatcgATACTCTGACGAATCCTGAGGCAGAAACTCCACCACAG
The DNA window shown above is from Enoplosus armatus isolate fEnoArm2 chromosome 19, fEnoArm2.hap1, whole genome shotgun sequence and carries:
- the id2b gene encoding DNA-binding protein inhibitor ID-2b, whose amino-acid sequence is MRAGSPVLSAGRRRRSSGTLCPSLRSLRCPLRGFSRNKSPTAAAEDDPQVPELLLQDMNLCYRLLRQLVPGLPPGRAASRVEILQHVIDYILDLQTELDAPCPAGDRGEPQRGEPLHRDRPQQRQQRPQSGQSSGANTHTCQSSEFPKTESEVGESRTLLHGCGVSSSSLTFVLKQEDDQTPTEFICRKPFFLFTTQEDLESFLEVVQSTGGPTSFTQVEFLWETISINTDCFSLTSDKP